The Pseudokineococcus lusitanus genome includes the window CGAGCCCGTCAGCGCCCTCGACGTGTCGGTGCAGGCGCAGGTCGTCAACCTCCTCGAGGACCTCCAGGACCGGTTGGGGTTGACGTACCTCGTCATCGCCCACGACCTCGCCGTCGTGCGCCACATCAGCGACGTCGTCGGGGTCATGTACCTCGGCGTCGTCGTCGAGCAGGCCCCCAGCGACGACCTCTACGCGCAGCCGCTGCACCCGTACACGCTGTCGCTGATGTCGGCCATCCCCGTGCCGGACCCCGCGCACGAGGACGCGCGCGAGCGCATCCTCCTGTCCGGCGACCTGCCCAGCCCGGCGGCACCGCCGTCCGGCTGCCGCTTCCACACGCGGTGCCCGTTCCGGCAGGCGACCCGGTGCCACGACGAGGTGCCGGCGCTGCGGGAGCTGGCGCCCGGCCACGTCGTCGCGTGCCACTGGGCCGAGGACGTCCGCGACGGGAAGGTCGTGGCCTCGGCCGCCGCGCACGACCCGACGGCCACGACGGCCGCCCCCGCCGCCGCGCCCGCCGCGGGCTGAGGTCGCCCCGGCCGCGGACCGCCCCCCGCCCCGGCGAGGGAAGGGTCCGCGGCCGGGGCGGGTTGCGGCGGACGTGCCCGCGCGCGACGTCCCCCTGCAGCAGCTCGGCTTCCTCACCATCGGCACCTTCGACGGCGACGACCCCGGTCCCGGGCTCGAGGCGCTGCTCGTGCAGCTCGAGCTGGCGGAGGAGCTCGGCCTCGACAGCGCGTGGCTGCGCCACCGCCACCTGCAGCACGGGGTCTCCTCGCCCGTCGCCGTCATGGCCGCGGCCTCGCAGCGGACGTCCCGCCTGCGGCTCGGGACCGCGGTGACGCCCATCGCCTGGGAGAACCCGCTGCGGCTCGCCGAGGACCTCGCGACCGTCGACGTCCTCTCGGGCGGGCGGGTCGAGGCGGGCCTCAGCGCCGGCCCGCCGATGCGCTGGGACGACGTCAAGGACGCCCTCTACCCGGCGACCGCGGACGTCGAGGACCTCGGCTACGAGCGCGTGAGCCGCTTCCTCGCCATGGTGGCCGGGGAGCCGGTGGCGCCCGCCGCGACCCTCGGCGCCGAGGTGTACTCGTCGCGGGTCCAGCCGCACAGCCCCGGCCTGCGCGACCGCGTCTGGTACGGCGCGGGCAGCCTGCGCTCGGCCACCTGGGCCGCGGAGCAGCGCCTGCACCTGCTGACGTCGAGCGTCCTCACCGGCGCGACGTCCGCCGACTTCGCGGCGCAGCAGGCCGAGCAGGTGCGCGCCTACCGCGCCCTGCACCCGGCCGGCCGTGTCTCGCAGGGCCTCGTCGTCGTCCCCACCGACTCCGCGTCGCCGGCCCAGCGCGCGCGGTACCGCGCCTACGCCGAGGCCCGGCTGCCGCGGACGACGGCGCCGCAGGGCCCGGGCCGGCTCCTCTTCGCGCCCGACCTCGTCGGGACCTCGGAGGAGATCGCGGAGCGGCTGCACGCGCACGAGGCCTTCGCCCTCGTCGACGAGGTCGCCTTCGCCCTGCCCTTCGGCTTCGAGCACGAGGACTACGTCCAGCTGCTCACCGACCTCGCGACCTCCCTCGGCCCGGCGCTCGGCTGGTCGCCGGCCACGGGCCGGGCGGGGGCGACGCCGGGGGCGACGCTGGACGGTGACGGGCCCGCCCCGCCCCGCCCGTAGGCTCGCCCGGTGCACGCCCCCGCCGCCCGACCCGAGCCCCCGGCCGCGGGCGCACCGACCCGCGACCCCGAGGGCTGGCGGCTCGGCACCGTGGCCGGCGTGCCGCTGTACCTGGCCCGCTCGTGGGTCGTCATCGCGGTCGTCGTCACGCTGCTCTTCGCGCCCGTCGTGGCGCGGACGGCGCCCGGCCTCGGCAGCGCCGGCTCCGTCGTCGTCGCGCTGACCTACGCCGTGGTGCTCGCGCTGTCCGTGCTCGTGCACGAGGTCGCGCACGCCGTCACGGCGAGGTCGGTCGGCCTGCCGCCGACCCGCATCGTCCTCACCCTCTGGGGCGGGCACACGACCTTCGCCACGGAGGCGTCGTCGCCCGGCCGCAGCGCCCTCGTCTCGGCCGCGGGGCCGCTGTCGAACCTCGCGCTCGCCGGTCTCGGCGGGCTGCTCGTGCTGCCCGCCGAGCCCGGGGGGCTGCCGTGGCTGCTGCTGTCGGCCCTGGCGCTCGCCAACCTCTTCGTCGCGGTCTTCAACGCGCTGCCCGGCCTGCCCCTCGACGGGGGGCGGGTCCTCGAGGCCGCCGTGTGGGCCGTGACGGGGGACCGGCTGCGCGCCACCGTCGTCGCGGCGTGGGCGGGGCGCGTCCTCGCCGTCGTGGCCGTCGTCGTCCTGCTCGGCCTGCCGCTGCTGCGCGGCGACCGGCCCTCGCTGCTCCTCGCTGTGTGGGCGGTGCTCGTGGCCGGGACGCTGTGGACGGGTGCCACCGCCGTCCTGCGCGACGCGCGGCTCCGGGGCCGCGTGGCCTCGCTGCGGGCGCAGGCGCTGCAGGTGCCGGCGGTCGGGGTGCCGGCCGGGGCCGTCGTCGCCGAGGTCACCCGGGCGGCCGACGCCGCGGGCGCCGCCGAGGTCGTCCTCGTCGCCCCGGACGGCCGTCCGGTGGCGCTCGTCGACCGCGACGCCGTCTCGCGCGTGCCGCGGGAGCGCTGGGAGGTCGTCCCGGCCGCGTCGGTGGCCGTGGGCCTGGCCGGTCCGCCGGTCCCCTCGTCCGCCGCCGGCCAGGGCCTGGTCGAGCTGCTCGCCCGCGCCGGGGGCCACCCCGACGCGGTGACAGGGAACGAGGTGGCCGCCGTCGTCGACGCCGCCGGCCGCGTCGTCGGGGTGCTGCGCGGTCGCGACGTCGTCGCCGCCGCCCGTCGGGAGGGAGCCGCGTGAGCGTCGAGGAGAGCCGGGCCGTGACGGAGGGATCCCGCCCCGAGGCGGTGGGCGCGTCCCAGCGGCGCGGGCTGCTCCGCGAGGGCGAGCGCGTCCAGCTGACCGACCCGCGCGGGAAGCTGCACACCATCACGCTGCGGGCGGGCGGGCAGTGGCACACCCACCGCGGGCACGTGAAGCACGACGACCTCATCGACGGTCCCGAGGGCGTCGTCGTCACGAGCACCGCGCTCGTCGACTACCTCGCCCTCCGCCCGCTGCTGGCCGACCACGTGCTGTCGATGCCGCGCGGGGCCGCCGTCGTCTACCCCAAGGACGCCGGCCAGGTCGTCGCGATGGCCGACATCTACCCCGGCGCCCGCGTCGTCGAGGCGGGCGTCGGCTCCGGCGCGCTGAGCATGTCGCTGCTGCGCGCCGTGGGGGACAGCGGCTCGCTGCACTCCTTCGAGCGGCGCGAGGACTTCGCCGACATCGCCCGCGCCAACGTCGAGGGGTTCTTCGGCGGCCCGCACCCGGCCTGGCGCATCACCGTCGGCGACCTCGCCGAGGCGCTGCCCGCGGCCGAGGAGCCCGGCAGCGTGGACCGCGTCGTCCTCGACATGCTCGCGCCCTGGGAGTGCCTGGACGCCGTCGCCGGTGTCCTCGCGCCCGGCGGGGTGCTCATCTGCTACGTCGCCACGGCCACCCAGCTCTCGCGCACAGCCGAGGACCTCCGGGCCGACGGGCGCTGGACCGAGCCGTCCGCGTGGGAGTCGATGGTCCGCGGCTGGCACCTCGAGGGCCTGGCCGTGCGCCCGCAGCACCGGATGGTCGGGCACACCGGCTTCCTCCTCACGACCCGGCGGATGGCCGAGGGCGTCGTCGCCCCGCTGCGCCGCCGTCGCCCGGCCAAG containing:
- a CDS encoding tRNA (adenine-N1)-methyltransferase, translating into MSVEESRAVTEGSRPEAVGASQRRGLLREGERVQLTDPRGKLHTITLRAGGQWHTHRGHVKHDDLIDGPEGVVVTSTALVDYLALRPLLADHVLSMPRGAAVVYPKDAGQVVAMADIYPGARVVEAGVGSGALSMSLLRAVGDSGSLHSFERREDFADIARANVEGFFGGPHPAWRITVGDLAEALPAAEEPGSVDRVVLDMLAPWECLDAVAGVLAPGGVLICYVATATQLSRTAEDLRADGRWTEPSAWESMVRGWHLEGLAVRPQHRMVGHTGFLLTTRRMAEGVVAPLRRRRPAKGSSASTPGARQGAAGERTEPAGAVDEVDPTTGAWDAGEEWTPEALGERAVSDKKVRRVRRDVTKGRPVSGGDGADGGSAEDGDDAEA
- a CDS encoding LLM class flavin-dependent oxidoreductase, coding for MPARDVPLQQLGFLTIGTFDGDDPGPGLEALLVQLELAEELGLDSAWLRHRHLQHGVSSPVAVMAAASQRTSRLRLGTAVTPIAWENPLRLAEDLATVDVLSGGRVEAGLSAGPPMRWDDVKDALYPATADVEDLGYERVSRFLAMVAGEPVAPAATLGAEVYSSRVQPHSPGLRDRVWYGAGSLRSATWAAEQRLHLLTSSVLTGATSADFAAQQAEQVRAYRALHPAGRVSQGLVVVPTDSASPAQRARYRAYAEARLPRTTAPQGPGRLLFAPDLVGTSEEIAERLHAHEAFALVDEVAFALPFGFEHEDYVQLLTDLATSLGPALGWSPATGRAGATPGATLDGDGPAPPRP
- a CDS encoding site-2 protease family protein translates to MHAPAARPEPPAAGAPTRDPEGWRLGTVAGVPLYLARSWVVIAVVVTLLFAPVVARTAPGLGSAGSVVVALTYAVVLALSVLVHEVAHAVTARSVGLPPTRIVLTLWGGHTTFATEASSPGRSALVSAAGPLSNLALAGLGGLLVLPAEPGGLPWLLLSALALANLFVAVFNALPGLPLDGGRVLEAAVWAVTGDRLRATVVAAWAGRVLAVVAVVVLLGLPLLRGDRPSLLLAVWAVLVAGTLWTGATAVLRDARLRGRVASLRAQALQVPAVGVPAGAVVAEVTRAADAAGAAEVVLVAPDGRPVALVDRDAVSRVPRERWEVVPAASVAVGLAGPPVPSSAAGQGLVELLARAGGHPDAVTGNEVAAVVDAAGRVVGVLRGRDVVAAARREGAA